A stretch of Gossypium hirsutum isolate 1008001.06 chromosome A06, Gossypium_hirsutum_v2.1, whole genome shotgun sequence DNA encodes these proteins:
- the LOC121230838 gene encoding polyadenylate-binding protein-interacting protein 3, with product MNIPQALLPKSSSNGFARRRGDREGGARLESKVQSGKSNQGRIQATGSLSGGKTGGYESSSRDRLVYMTTCLIGHMVEVHLKNGSIYSGIFHATDAEKDFGIVLKMARLVKDGTLQGNKAVTEFISKAPTKILIIPAKELVQVIAKDVAVTSDGFASELQHEKQQELLIDSVISQSRHVGLERELEPWVPDEDYPQCPELENIFSGSWNRNWDQFETNQKLFGVKSTFNEELYTTKLERGPQMRELEKEAMRIAREIEGEETRDLHLAEERGLDLHDNFDIDEEMRYSSVYRGRGFDDSGYEEEEDILLDSQNIETFGDSSDSLSRGPVDLTSLQRNEGVRMSSSTSFVDEAPSSKAAIGADLNHTDFNDEAKQLASEIPSESFSVSDSESRIQDNLLGEHGGSKDAKESTEKLSPSEDPQLSNSIDSQSLLCDKLDGSDKAVPSLNSTTHAQSSSLSKVSEKPSASGDLAEGPASSKVTGETPSVNTRGQPGSSKPSNSDCVAVSSASSGPGLSPSSSMGSLSSEKSTLNPHAKEFKLNPNAKSFTPSQTSVRPPSPVSDGSFYYQTPVSPVPHMHMPVNFGIGPSFPGHQPVVFNPQVAPMQSPQAYFHPTGPQYGQPMLLGQRQVMYYQPDMQYKGRDY from the exons ATGAACATCCCACAAGCACTTTTGCCCAAATCTTCTTCTAATGGATTTGCTCGTCGAAGAGGTGATAGAGAGGGTGGGGCTAGGTTGGAGAGTAAGGTGCAGTCAGGAAAATCTAATCAGGGAAGAATACAGGCTACAG GCTCACTGTCTGGTGGGAAGACTGGAGGTTATGAGAGTTCTTCTCGTGATCGGTTAGTTTATATGACCACATGTCTTATTGGGCATATGGTGGAAGTTCATTTGAAAAATGGATCAATTTACTCTGGAATATTTCATGCAACTGATGCAGAAAAAGATTTTG GAATAGTCTTGAAAATGGCTCGCTTGGTAAAGGATGGTACTTTGCAAGGAAACAAGGCTGTTACAGAGTTCATTAGCAAGGCACCCACAAAGATTTTAATTATACCTGCCAAAGAACTTGTGCAAGTTATAGCAAAG GATGTGGCTGTAACCAGTGATGGATTTGCAAGTGAGCTCCAGCATGAAAAACAGCAGGAACTTTTGATAGATTCTGTGATATCACAATCCCGTCATGTTGGGTTGGAGAGAGAACTGGAGCCCTGGGTTCCTGATGAAGATTATCCCCAATGTCCTGAGCTAGAAAATATTTTTTCTGGCTCGTGGAATAG GAACTGGGATCAGTTTGAAACCAATCAAAAGCTATTTGGTGTAAAAAGTACTTTCAATGAGGAACTTTACACAACAAAACTTGAGAGAGGTCCTCAAATGAGAGAGTTGGAGAAGGAAGCAATGAGAATAGCAAGAGAGATTGAGGGTGAGGAGACCCGGGACCTACATTTAGCAGAG GAGAGAGGCTTAGATCTTCATGATAATTTTGATATTGACGAGGAGATGAGATATTCCTCGGTTTATAGGGGTAGAGGGTTTGATGATAGCGGTTATGAAGAAGAGGAGGACATTTTGTTGGATTCCCAAAATATTGAGACCTTTGGAGATTCTTCTGATTCTCTCAGTAGAGGGCCAGTGGATTTGACCAGTTTGCAAAGAAATGAGGGAGTTCGAATGTCATCAAGCACTTCTTTTGTG GATGAGGCACCATCTTCCAAAGCAGCCATCGGTGCAGATTTGAACCATACTGACTTTAATGATGAGGCCAAACAGCTGGCATCTGAAATTCCTTCTGAAAGTTTCTCTGTATCTGACAGTGAAAGCag GATCCAAGACAATTTGCTTGGTGAACATGGAGGAAGCAAGGATGCTAAAGAGTCTACTGAAAAGCTGTCT CCATCTGAGGACCCTCAGTTGTCAAATTCTATCG ATTCCCAGTCATTATTGTGTGACAAGTTAGATGGATCTGATAAAGCTGTGCCATCCTTGAATTCTACTACTCATGCCCAGTCTAGTTCTTTATCGAAGGTTAGTGAAAAACCAAGTGCTTCCGGTGATCTCGCAGAAGGTCCAGCTTCTAGCAAAGTGACTGGTGAAACACCTTCTGTAAACACCCGTGGACAACCTGGTAGTTCTAAACCATCAAATTCAGATTGTGTTGCTGTTTCCTCAGCTTCTAGTGGCCCTGGCTTATCCCCAAGTTCATCAATGGGTTCATTATCCTCTGAGAAGTCAACACTGAACCCCCATGCGAAG GAGTTCAAACTCAACCCTAATGCAAAGAGTTTCACACCATCTCAAACGTCTGTTAGGCCCCCATCCCCCGTCTCCGATGGCTCATTCTACTATCAAACACCAGTGTCTCCTGTACCACATATGCACATGCCTGTTAATTTTGGG ATTGGACCCTCCTTTCCTGGGCACCAGCCTGTTGTATTCAATCCACAAGTGGCTCCAATGCAATCACCGCAAGCTTATTTTCATCCAACTGGACCTCAG TATGGGCAACCGATGCTTCTTGGGCAACGGCAAGTGATGTACTACCAACCG GACATGCAATACAAAGGACGAGATTATTAA
- the LOC107960299 gene encoding uncharacterized protein, with product MSNCYMTRFRAVHHKAMVPWSMNRWRNGCQRTLSTSTTHFSRNTSLTVRAPTSIVLAVNLTPFDAPQRSDEWFALRRNKLTTSTFSTALGFWKGKRRSELWHEKVFAAETQVLESSTRCAMEWGVLNEVTAIERYKSITGHEVSSLGFAIHSKEKFDWLGGSPDGLLGCFPGGGILEVKCPYNKGKPQSALPWSTMPFYYMPQVQGQMEVMDREWVDLYCWTPNGSTIFRVCRERSYWDLMHGILREFWWGNVMPAKEALSLGKEEDAKTYEPSSTHKQTGLVISKSIKLASEAKMICREIAGHIEFYK from the coding sequence ATGAGCAATTGCTACATGACTAGATTTCGTGCTGTTCATCACAAAGCTATGGTTCCTTGGTCCATGAACAGGTGGAGAAATGGATGTCAAAGAACCCTTTCCACCAGCACTACGCATTTCTCTCGAAACACTTCACTTACTGTTCGTGCCCCAACATCGATAGTGCTGGCTGTCAACCTTACCCCATTTGATGCACCTCAACGCTCAGATGAATGGTTTGCCCTTCGTAGGAACAAGCTAACGACAAGTACCTTTAGTACAGCTTTGGGTTTTTGGAAAGGAAAGCGCCGCTCTGAACTCTGGCACGAAAAAGTTTTCGCAGCTGAAACACAGGTTCTCGAATCTTCTACTAGGTGTGCTATGGAATGGGGTGTgctcaatgaagtaactgctatTGAGAGGTACAAAAGTATCACAGGTCATGAGGTTAGCTCTTTAGGATTCGCTATCCATTCAAAAGAGAAGTTTGATTGGCTTGGTGGATCACCGGATGGTCTTCTTGGTTGTTTTCCTGGAGGTGGTATCTTGGAAGTGAAGTGTCCTTACAACAAAGGTAAACCCCAGAGTGCTCTACCGTGGTCAACCATGCCATTCTATTATATGCCTCAGGTTCAGGGTCAAATGGAGGTAATGGATCGAGAATGGGTTGATTTGTATTGTTGGACACCAAATGGAAGCACGATATTCCGCGTGTGTAGAGAACGTAGTTATTGGGATCTTATGCATGGGATTTTGCGGGAATTTTGGTGGGGAAACGTAATGCCTGCTAAGGAGGCCTTATCACTAGGCAAGGAAGAGGATGCCAAGACATATGAACCTTCATCCACACACAAGCAAACAGGGCTTGTAATTTCTAAGAGCATAAAGTTAGCTAGTGAAGCAAAGATGATATGTAGGGAGATTGCAGGTCatattgaattttataaatgA
- the LOC121230839 gene encoding developmentally-regulated G-protein 2 isoform X1 — MGIIERIKEIEAEMARTQKNKATEYHLGQLKAKIAKLRTQLLEPPKGSSAGGDGFEVTKFGHGRVALIGFPSVGKSTLLTMLTGTHSEAASYEFTTLACIPGIIHYTDTKIQLLDLPGIIEGASEGKGRGRQVIAVAKSSDLVLMVLDASKSEGHRQILTRELESVGLHLNKRPPQIYFKKKKTGGISFNSTLPLTHVDEKLCYQILHEYKIHNAEVLFREDATVDDLIDVIEGNRKYIKCVYVYNKIDVIGIDDVDKLAQRPNSVVISCNLKLNLDRLLSKMWEEMGLVRVYTKPQGQQPDFSDPVVLSADRGGCTVEDFCNHIHRNLIKDVKYVLVWGTSARHYPQHCGLGHVLQDEDVVQIVKKKEKEEGGRGRFKSHSTAPARISDRQKKVPLKT; from the exons ATGGGGATCATTGAGAGGATTAAAGAAATTGAAGCCGAGATGGCTCGAACCCAGAAAAATAAGGCAACAG AATACCATCTTGGCCAGCTCAAGGCAAAGATTGCAAAGCTAAGGACTCAATTACTAGAGCCACCAAAA GGTTCTAGTGCAGGTGGAGATGGTTTTGAAGTTACAAAATTTGGTCATGGACGTGTAGCACTAATAGGATTTCCAAG TGTGGGGAAATCAACccttttaacaatgttaacaggAACTCATTCAGAAGCTGCATCTTATGAGTTCACAACACTTGCATGCATTCCTGGTATCATACACTACACCGATACTAAGATTCAACTACTTGATCTTCCTGGAATTATTGAAGGTGCTTCTGAAGGCAAAGGACGTGGGAGGCAG GTTATTGCTGTTGCCAAGTCGTCGGATCTTGTGCTTATGGTTCTTGATGCCTCTAAA AGTGAGGGTCATCGCCAGATATTAACCAGGGAACTGGAATCTGTGGGTCTGCATTTAAACAAGAGACCTCCTCAA atatattttaaaaagaaaaaaactggAGGAATCTCTTTCAACAGCACATTACCTTTAACTCATGTGGATGAGAAACTCTGTTATCAAATTTTACATGAATACAAAATTCACAATGCAGAG GTTCTATTTCGCGAGGATGCTACCGTGGATGATCTTATTGATGTCATTGAAGGAAACCGCAAATATATCAAGTGTGTTTATGTTTACAACAAGATAGATGTCATTGGCATTGATGATGTGGATAAGTTAGCGCAGCGGCCGAATTCTGTTGTCATAAGCTGCAATCTGAAG CTGAACTTGGATAGACTGCTTTCGAAGATGTGGGAAGAGATGGGGCTTGTGAGAGTATATACAAAACCACAAGGCCAGCAACCTGATTTCAGTGATCCCGTGGTTCTCTCTGCT GATAGGGGTGGCTGCACAGTGGAAGACTTTTGTAATCACATTCATAGAAATTTGATAAAGGATGTCAAATATGTTCTAGTCTGGGGCACTAGTGCAAGGCACTACCCTCAACATTGTGGCCTTGGGCATGTTCTGCAGGATGAAGATGTTGTTCAGATTGTCAAGAAAAAG GAAAAAGAGGAAGGAGGAAGAGGCCGCTTCAAATCACATTCAACAGCTCCAGCTCGAATATCCGATAGACAGAAGAAAGTTCCCTTGAAGACCTAA
- the LOC107947285 gene encoding phospholipid:diacylglycerol acyltransferase 1: MSLLRRRKHPFNESFRKPEKEHENGDFSYESKRKKIAYEHEEERPLSKWSCFDTWCWLIGCVCVTWWFILFLYNAMPASFPKYVTEVITGPLPDPPGVKLRKLGLTAKHPVVFVPAAVTGGLELWEGRKCAQGLFRKRLWGGTYGDVYKRPQCWVEHMSLDNETGMDPCGIRVRPISGLVTADGFGSGCFVWTTLVSNLARIGYEEKTMFMAAYDWRLSFQNTQVRDQTLSRIKNNIELMVATSGGQKVVIIPHSTGALFFLHFMKWVEAPPPMGGGGGPYWCSKHIKAVVNIAAPFLGVPKAIPLFLSAESKDISLVRAIAPGFFENDIFQPQILQHVMRLSHSWDSTVSMIPRGGDTIWGGLDWSPEEGYSCDQKREMKNSTLVTNPARAKSAISLTRSANFGRIVSFGKDVAEAPSNDIDRIDFKGAVKGHRAENRTCRDLWTEYHGMGFEGIKAFADYKTYTAESIVELLHFVAPKMMTRSTAHFSYGIADNMDDPKYKHYKYWSNPLETTLPNAPEMEIFTFYGTGLLTERAYIYKLSPTAECHIPFQIDSSTNDEETCLKGGVYSVDGDGTVPVLSAGFMCAKAWHGKTKFNPSGIRTYLREYRHSPPTTLLEGRGTLSCAHVDIMRNFALIEDVIRIAAGASGEELGGNRVHSNIFKWSEKINLQL; the protein is encoded by the exons ATGTCTTTGCTTAGAAGAAGGAAACACCCTTTTAATGAATCCTTcagaaaacccgaaaaggaaCACGAAAATGGCGATTTCAGCTATGAAAGCAAGAGAAAAAAAATCGCATACGAACACGAAGAAGAGAGACCACTGTCGAAGTGGTCGTGTTTCGACACGTGGTGCTGGTTGATTGGTTGCGTGTGCGTGACGTGGTGGTTCATCTTGTTCCTTTATAACGCAATGCCGGCTTCGTTTCCCAAGTACGTGACGGAGGTGATAACGGGGCCGTTGCCAGACCCACCGGGCGTAAAGCTGAGGAAACTGGGATTGACGGCTAAACATCCGGTGGTGTTCGTGCCGGCGGCCGTGACCGGCGGGCTTGAGTTGTGGGAAGGGCGGAAATGTGCTCAAGGACTGTTTAGGAAGCGACTTTGGGGTGGCACTTATGGTGATGTTTATAAAAG ACCACAATGCTGGGTAGAGCACATGTCATTGGACAATGAAACTGGTATGGATCCTTGTGGTATAAGAGTGAGGCCTATCTCTGGACTTGTGACCGCTGATGGCTTTGGTTCAGGCTGCTTTGTGTGGACAACTCTGGTTTCTAACTTGGCACGCATTGGATATGAAGAGAAAACCATGTTCATGGCTGCCTATGATTGGAGACTCTCATTTCAAAACACACAG GTTCGAGACCAAACATTGAGCCGAATCAAGAATAACATAGAACTGATGGTAGCTACAAGTGGAGGACAAAAGGTTGTTATCATTCCGCATTCAACTGGAGCTTTATTTTTCCTACATTTCATGAAGTGGGTCGAAGCACCGCCTCCGATGGGCGGCGGTGGTGGTCCCTATTGGTGTTCTAAGCATATTAAAGCCGTGGTTAACATTGCCGCACCGTTTCTCGGTGTTCCGAAAGCTATACCTTTGTTTTTGTCCGCTGAATCTAAGGATATTTCACTTGTCAG GGCTATTGCACCTGGTTTTTTTGAGAATGATATATTTCAACCTCAAATATTGCAACATGTGATGAGGCTGAGCCACTCTTGGGATTCAACTGTGTCGATGATACCGAGAGGCGGGGACACGATATGGGGCGGTCTAGATTGGTCACCCGAGGAAGGTTACTCTTGTGACCAGAAAAGAGAAATGAAGAACAGCACCCTGGTCACAAACCCAGCACGTGCCAAGAGTGCTATTTCTCTCACAAGAAGTGCAAATTTTGGAAGGATTGTATCCTTTGGTAAAGATGTTGCTGAGGCACCTTCGAATGATATTGATCGAATAGACTTCAAG GGTGCTGTTAAGGGTCATAGAGCTGAAAACCGGACTTGTCGAGATTTGTGGACCGAGTACCATGGCATGGGGTTTGAAGGTATTAAAGCTTTTGCGGATTATAAAACATACACTGCTGAATCAATTGTTGAACTTCTTCATTTCGTTGCTCCGAAAATGATGACACGCAGTACTGCTCATTTCTCCTATGGGATTGCCGATAATATGGATGACCCTAAGTATAAACACTACAAGTATTGGTCGAACCCCTTGGAAACGAC GTTGCCAAATGCGCCGGAGATGGAAATCTTTACTTTCTACGGAACTGGCCTACTGACTGAAAGAGCATACATTTATAAGTTATCCCCTACTGCTGAGTGTCATATTCCGTTTCAAATTGATTCATCCACCAACGATGAAGAGACCTGCCTGAAGGGTGGTGTTTATTCTGTCGATGGAGATGGGACCGTACCAGTTCTAAGTGCCGGTTTTATGTGCGCCAAAGCTTGGCACGGTAAAACCAAATTCAATCCTTCTGGAATCCGAACATACCTTAGGGAATACCGTCACTCTCCTCCGACAACCTTACTGGAAGGACGCGGCACTCTAAGCTGTGCTCACGTCGATATAATGAGAAATTTTGCATTAATCGAGGATGTTATAAGGATCGCGGCTGGGGCTTCGGGTGAAGAACTGGGAGGAAATCGAGTTCATTCAAATATCTTCAAATGGTCCGAGAAGATCAACTTGCAATTATAA
- the LOC121230841 gene encoding shikimate O-hydroxycinnamoyltransferase yields the protein MDVSVKRWSMIRPAQDTPKERQWISNLDLVMTTYHLPLLFFYKPNGSSDFFKPQVLQEALSKTLVQFYPMAGRLGRDENGRLEILCNAEGVLWIEAETTSAMDDLDGFTPCSKLRKLVPTADYSGDISSYPLIMAQVTTLKCGGVCLGIATHHTLTDGTTAFHFINSWSEMARGFPQISMPPLIDRTILRARVPPTPRFHHLEYDPPPSLNTSTSLDPNNHKPSTVSVFKITQNQLNTLKAKSREHGNKTNYSTYTILAAYIWRCATKARGLSYDQPTKLNMPTNGRPRLHPPLPSTYVGNAVFSASLIALSGHLQSEPFVNTVQRVHGTLKRMNNEYLRSAVDYLETLPDITVARREPDTHQCPNLNINKWTRLPIYNADFGWGRPIYMGPANVVHEGKIYILPSLTDDGSLSLVACLQTAHMKLFEKHLYEGLKSFDKIKARY from the exons ATGGATGTTAGTGTAAAGAGATGGAGCATGATACGCCCTGCTCAAGATACTCCTAAAGAAAGGCAATGGATTTCAAATCTGGACCTGGTGATGACAACGTACCATCTCCCTTTGCTGTTTTTCTACAAACCAAATGGCTCCTCTGATTTCTTTAAGCCTCAAGTGCTACAGGAGGCTTTAAGCAAGACTCTTGTGCAATTCTATCCTATGGCTGGGAGGTTGGGACGTGATGAAAATGGTAGGCTCGAGATATTATGCAACGCAGAGGGTGTTCTGTGGATAGAAGCTGAAACTACGTCGGCCATGGATGATCTTGACGGTTTTACTCCCTGCTCAAAACTGAGGAAACTGGTTCCCACGGCTGATTACTCTGGAGATATCAGTTCTTATCCGCTTATTATGGCTCAG GTAACTACTCTTAAATGCGGTGGAGTCTGTCTTGGAATAGCAACTCATCATACTTTGACTGATGGCACAACAGCCTTTCATTTCATCAATAGTTGGTCTGAAATGGCAAGAGGCTTTCCCCAAATTAGCATGCCACCACTTATTGACCGAACCATTCTCCGAGCAAGAGTGCCGCCAACCCCTAGATTTCATCATCTCGAATATGACCCACCTCCTTCCTTAAACACCTCTACGTCACTTGACCCTAATAATCATAAACCCTCCACTGTATCTGTTTTCAAGATCACACAAAATCAACTTAATACCCTAAAAGCCAAGTCCCGGGAACATGGAAACAAAACCAATTACAGCACCTACACCATTCTAGCTGCATACATATGGCGCTGTGCAACTAAAGCTCGAGGCCTCTCATATGACCAACCAACCAAGTTAAACATGCCAACTAATGGACGCCCTAGACTACATCCTCCCCTCCCATCAACGTACGTGGGCAACGCAGTGTTTTCGGCTTCATTAATTGCTCTATCTGGACATCTCCAATCAGAACCGTTTGTAAATACCGTACAGCGAGTTCATGGAACATTGAAAAGGATGAATAATGAGTATCTAAGATCAGCTGTTGACTACCTAGAAACACTGCCAGATATAACAGTTGCCAGGAGAGAACCAGACACTCACCAGTGCCCAAACCTAAACATCAACAAATGGACACGACTACCTATATATAATGCAGATTTTGGATGGGGTCGACCAATATACATGGGTCCAGCAAATGTTGTCCATGAAGGAAAAATATACATACTACCAAGTCTAACCGATGATGGGAGCTTGTCATTGGTAGCATGCCTACAGACCGCTCATATGAAACTCTTCGAGAAACATCTATATGAAGGCTTGAAGTCATTTGACAAAATCAAAGCTCGATATTAG
- the LOC121230839 gene encoding developmentally-regulated G-protein 2 isoform X2 codes for MLTGTHSEAASYEFTTLACIPGIIHYTDTKIQLLDLPGIIEGASEGKGRGRQVIAVAKSSDLVLMVLDASKSEGHRQILTRELESVGLHLNKRPPQIYFKKKKTGGISFNSTLPLTHVDEKLCYQILHEYKIHNAEVLFREDATVDDLIDVIEGNRKYIKCVYVYNKIDVIGIDDVDKLAQRPNSVVISCNLKLNLDRLLSKMWEEMGLVRVYTKPQGQQPDFSDPVVLSADRGGCTVEDFCNHIHRNLIKDVKYVLVWGTSARHYPQHCGLGHVLQDEDVVQIVKKKEKEEGGRGRFKSHSTAPARISDRQKKVPLKT; via the exons atgttaacaggAACTCATTCAGAAGCTGCATCTTATGAGTTCACAACACTTGCATGCATTCCTGGTATCATACACTACACCGATACTAAGATTCAACTACTTGATCTTCCTGGAATTATTGAAGGTGCTTCTGAAGGCAAAGGACGTGGGAGGCAG GTTATTGCTGTTGCCAAGTCGTCGGATCTTGTGCTTATGGTTCTTGATGCCTCTAAA AGTGAGGGTCATCGCCAGATATTAACCAGGGAACTGGAATCTGTGGGTCTGCATTTAAACAAGAGACCTCCTCAA atatattttaaaaagaaaaaaactggAGGAATCTCTTTCAACAGCACATTACCTTTAACTCATGTGGATGAGAAACTCTGTTATCAAATTTTACATGAATACAAAATTCACAATGCAGAG GTTCTATTTCGCGAGGATGCTACCGTGGATGATCTTATTGATGTCATTGAAGGAAACCGCAAATATATCAAGTGTGTTTATGTTTACAACAAGATAGATGTCATTGGCATTGATGATGTGGATAAGTTAGCGCAGCGGCCGAATTCTGTTGTCATAAGCTGCAATCTGAAG CTGAACTTGGATAGACTGCTTTCGAAGATGTGGGAAGAGATGGGGCTTGTGAGAGTATATACAAAACCACAAGGCCAGCAACCTGATTTCAGTGATCCCGTGGTTCTCTCTGCT GATAGGGGTGGCTGCACAGTGGAAGACTTTTGTAATCACATTCATAGAAATTTGATAAAGGATGTCAAATATGTTCTAGTCTGGGGCACTAGTGCAAGGCACTACCCTCAACATTGTGGCCTTGGGCATGTTCTGCAGGATGAAGATGTTGTTCAGATTGTCAAGAAAAAG GAAAAAGAGGAAGGAGGAAGAGGCCGCTTCAAATCACATTCAACAGCTCCAGCTCGAATATCCGATAGACAGAAGAAAGTTCCCTTGAAGACCTAA